From the Ancylothrix sp. D3o genome, one window contains:
- the panD gene encoding aspartate 1-decarboxylase: protein MQRTFLLAKIHNCTLTAANLDYIGSISIDRTLMDAAGILPFEQVQVVNKANGERLITYAIPAPANSGAIELNGAAARLGMKGDTLIIMTYAQFTAEELKEHSPTVVLVDENNRIVTVNHYGQLLEEAVN, encoded by the coding sequence ATGCAGCGAACGTTTCTTTTAGCCAAAATTCATAATTGCACGCTTACGGCAGCCAATTTAGATTACATTGGCAGCATTAGTATTGACCGCACATTAATGGATGCCGCCGGCATTTTACCTTTTGAGCAGGTGCAGGTGGTGAATAAGGCAAATGGTGAACGTTTGATTACTTATGCTATACCGGCACCGGCCAATAGTGGAGCCATCGAACTCAACGGCGCGGCGGCGCGGCTGGGGATGAAAGGCGATACGCTAATAATTATGACTTACGCACAATTCACTGCGGAGGAGTTGAAAGAACACTCGCCAACGGTGGTTTTAGTTGATGAAAATAACCGCATTGTGACGGTCAATCATTACGGACAATTGTTAGAAGAAGCGGTTAATTAA
- the glgP gene encoding alpha-glucan family phosphorylase, translated as MQPIRTFNVSPSLPKQLEPLRTLAYNLHWDWNVETKDLFRRLDRDLWESTKHNPVLMLGTISQERLQEVAEDDGFLAHMERAANQLDNYLKERTWYRKHRPNPPVPECYAYFSMEFGLTECLPVYSGGLGVLAGDHLKSASDLGLPLVGIGLLYQEGYFSQYLNADGWQQERYPLNDFYNMPLHLERDAKGQELRIAVDYPGRQVYARVWRVQVGIVPLYLLDTNIEPNNAYDQDITDQLYGGDLDMRMHQEIMLGIGGAKMLKALGYQPTAYHMNEGHSAFLALERIRELMQEKGLSYNDAVQVVKASNIFTTHTPVPAGFDLFPADKIMYYVGYYANVFGLSREEFLALGRESTGELQAPFNMATLAIKMAGFVNGVAKLHGVVSRELFQNMWPGLPVTEVPVTSITNGVHARSCVSKPTQELYDRYLGPTWSSARSESSVWSRLDSIPDEEIWRNHDRCRSELIVFVRERLQKYLRERGASPAEITEAQEVLDPGVLTIGFARRFATYKRGTLFLRDVERITRILMDFHNDRLKGGMLGHKKRMVQFVIAGKAHPKDDPGKKVIREIIHFVREHKLGRHIVFIPNYDINVSRMMVSGCDVWLNTPRRPREASGTSGMKASMNGLLNLSILDGWWDEADYVRTGWPIGNGEVYDDPNYQDEIEANALYDLLEQEVIPLFYDRDEEGIPRKWVARSKDAVRLNCPHFNTARMVREYAERAYFAASDRYGAIVENQYQSAQELAKWKKRVFEQWYDLKIEDIDIAEPGDLLVNQTIPVKARINLAGLTPNDLEVQLYQGAIDASGQIVHGVPVVMNFQGKDNSGLGIYTANVTYTSSGLQGLSLRVLPHNPLLSNPFEMGLILWA; from the coding sequence ATGCAGCCAATTCGCACTTTTAACGTTTCCCCGTCTTTACCTAAGCAACTGGAACCTCTACGCACGCTTGCTTATAATCTTCATTGGGACTGGAACGTAGAAACCAAAGACCTTTTCCGCCGGCTTGACCGCGATTTGTGGGAGTCTACGAAGCATAATCCGGTTTTGATGTTGGGAACGATTTCTCAAGAACGTTTGCAAGAGGTGGCTGAGGATGATGGGTTTTTGGCTCACATGGAGCGCGCCGCTAACCAGTTAGATAATTATCTCAAGGAGCGCACTTGGTATCGCAAACACCGGCCTAATCCTCCTGTGCCCGAATGTTACGCTTATTTTTCGATGGAGTTTGGCTTAACGGAATGTTTGCCAGTTTATTCTGGTGGTTTGGGGGTGTTGGCCGGTGATCACCTCAAGTCTGCTTCTGACTTGGGTTTGCCTTTGGTTGGTATTGGTTTATTGTATCAAGAGGGTTATTTCTCTCAATATCTCAATGCCGATGGCTGGCAACAAGAACGTTACCCACTTAATGATTTCTACAATATGCCTTTGCATCTTGAACGCGATGCGAAGGGTCAGGAATTGCGAATTGCGGTGGATTATCCGGGCCGGCAGGTTTATGCGCGGGTCTGGCGTGTACAGGTGGGAATCGTGCCGCTTTATTTGCTGGATACGAATATTGAGCCAAATAATGCCTACGACCAAGATATCACTGATCAACTTTATGGCGGTGATCTTGATATGCGGATGCACCAAGAAATTATGCTGGGAATTGGTGGTGCAAAAATGTTGAAGGCGTTGGGATATCAACCGACTGCTTATCACATGAATGAGGGTCACTCGGCGTTTTTGGCTCTTGAACGTATCCGCGAATTAATGCAGGAAAAGGGGTTAAGTTATAACGATGCTGTGCAGGTTGTGAAGGCTAGTAATATTTTTACGACGCATACCCCTGTGCCGGCTGGTTTTGATTTATTCCCGGCTGACAAAATTATGTATTATGTCGGCTACTATGCTAATGTTTTCGGTTTGTCTCGTGAAGAGTTTCTGGCTTTAGGACGCGAAAGCACCGGCGAGTTACAAGCTCCTTTTAATATGGCAACTCTGGCAATTAAAATGGCCGGTTTTGTTAATGGGGTGGCAAAATTGCATGGGGTGGTTTCGCGGGAGTTGTTTCAGAATATGTGGCCGGGTTTGCCTGTAACTGAGGTGCCGGTGACTTCTATTACTAATGGCGTTCATGCTCGCAGTTGTGTATCTAAACCTACGCAAGAGTTGTATGACCGTTATTTGGGCCCCACTTGGTCTAGTGCTCGTTCTGAAAGTTCTGTGTGGAGTCGTCTTGATTCAATTCCTGATGAGGAAATTTGGCGGAATCACGACCGTTGCCGGTCTGAGTTGATTGTTTTTGTGCGGGAACGGTTGCAAAAATATCTGCGGGAACGTGGTGCTTCACCGGCAGAAATTACGGAAGCGCAAGAGGTTTTAGATCCGGGGGTTTTGACGATTGGTTTTGCTCGCCGGTTTGCAACTTATAAGCGCGGGACGTTGTTTTTGCGGGATGTTGAGCGTATTACTCGCATTTTAATGGATTTCCATAATGACCGCCTGAAGGGGGGGATGCTGGGTCATAAAAAACGGATGGTTCAGTTTGTGATTGCGGGGAAAGCTCACCCGAAAGATGACCCTGGTAAGAAGGTGATCCGCGAGATTATTCATTTTGTTCGGGAACATAAGTTAGGCCGGCATATTGTGTTTATCCCGAACTATGATATTAATGTTTCGCGGATGATGGTTTCGGGTTGTGATGTTTGGTTGAATACGCCACGCCGGCCTCGTGAAGCTTCTGGTACTTCGGGTATGAAAGCTTCGATGAATGGGTTGTTAAATCTTAGTATTCTTGATGGTTGGTGGGATGAGGCGGATTATGTTCGCACCGGCTGGCCTATTGGGAATGGTGAGGTTTATGATGACCCGAATTATCAGGATGAAATTGAGGCGAATGCGCTTTATGATTTGCTAGAGCAAGAGGTTATTCCTCTGTTTTATGACCGCGATGAGGAGGGTATTCCTCGTAAGTGGGTGGCAAGAAGTAAGGATGCTGTTCGTTTAAATTGTCCGCATTTTAATACGGCTCGTATGGTGCGAGAATATGCGGAACGTGCTTATTTTGCGGCTAGTGATCGCTATGGGGCAATTGTTGAAAATCAATATCAATCTGCTCAAGAGTTGGCGAAGTGGAAGAAGCGTGTGTTTGAGCAATGGTATGATCTCAAGATTGAGGATATCGATATTGCTGAACCGGGCGATTTACTGGTTAACCAAACTATTCCGGTTAAGGCGCGGATTAATTTGGCCGGTTTGACTCCTAATGATCTGGAGGTGCAGTTGTATCAGGGGGCTATTGATGCTTCTGGTCAAATTGTACATGGGGTGCCGGTTGTGATGAATTTCCAAGGTAAGGATAATAGTGGCTTGGGAATTTATACGGCGAATGTTACTTATACTTCGTCGGGTTTGCAGGGTCTTTCTCTGCGCGTTTTGCCTCACAATCCTCTTTTGAGTAATCCTTTTGAAATGGGGTTGATTTTGTGGGCTTAG
- a CDS encoding inorganic diphosphatase gives MDLSRIPAQPKQGLINVLIEIPKGSKNKYEFDKDMQAFALDRVLYSSVQYPCDYGFVPNTLGDDGDPLDGMVMMDQPTFPGCVIAARPIGMLEMIDGGDRDEKILCVPDKDPRYANIKSLKDVSQHRLDEIAEFFKTYKNLEKKVTEIRGWLDVDQVMPLVEKCIAAYK, from the coding sequence GTGGATTTATCGAGGATTCCTGCACAACCTAAACAGGGTTTAATCAACGTTTTGATTGAAATTCCCAAAGGCAGCAAAAACAAATACGAGTTTGACAAAGATATGCAAGCTTTCGCCCTCGACCGGGTGCTGTATTCATCGGTACAATATCCTTGTGATTATGGATTTGTACCCAACACTCTAGGCGATGATGGCGATCCTCTCGATGGAATGGTGATGATGGATCAGCCAACCTTCCCTGGTTGCGTCATTGCAGCGCGTCCGATTGGTATGCTGGAAATGATCGATGGCGGAGATCGAGACGAAAAAATTCTCTGCGTGCCCGACAAAGACCCCCGCTATGCAAACATCAAATCGTTAAAGGATGTATCTCAACATCGCCTCGATGAAATCGCCGAATTTTTCAAGACTTACAAAAACCTAGAGAAAAAAGTCACAGAAATTCGCGGCTGGCTGGATGTTGACCAAGTTATGCCTTTAGTCGAAAAGTGCATAGCAGCATATAAATAA
- the recN gene encoding DNA repair protein RecN, with the protein MLLSLSIENFALIDKLELQFGTGLNVLTGETGAGKSIILDALDAALGGKLSSRAIRTGTTRSLIEATFHLTPPVLNWLKTQEIDPLDSNTLIASRELTAGQNSLRSRSRLNGILVNRQLMDQLRELIVEITAQGQTVHLGQQARQRHWLDAFGGNPIIQQRQIVASAYTTAQQAQQALEQKKQGEQQRLQRLDLIEYQLKELSSASLQEPDEQTQLEQERIRLSHTVELQQQSYNVYQIIYQNDNDAQAAADLLGKAETILTDMVKFDSQLQPILELVSNAIAHITEAGREISNYGASLESDPERLEEVEERIHLLKQICRKYGPTLADAINYYEKIQIELEELNGGGQSLETLEKAYKIAYSELEKACQILTNLRAKAATTLEQKLIEELKPLAMEKVQFQVEIAPTTPTATGSDRITFLFSPNAGEPLQPLNETASGGEMSRFLLALKACFADLDDTDTLVFDEIDVGVSGRVAQAIAEKLNQLSHHHQVLCVTHQPLVAAMADHHYRVSKFVINPDLELQSTQTGKSQEEFSSDVRTVVRVSPLNTTERREELATLAGGQSAQQSIAFADSLLVQAASLRQKKLPTTAKSVRNRP; encoded by the coding sequence ATGCTGCTATCCTTAAGCATTGAAAACTTCGCCCTCATAGACAAACTAGAACTCCAATTCGGCACCGGCCTCAACGTACTCACCGGCGAAACCGGCGCCGGCAAATCAATCATCCTCGACGCCCTAGACGCCGCCCTCGGAGGCAAACTCAGCAGCAGAGCCATCCGCACCGGCACAACCCGTTCCCTCATCGAAGCCACCTTTCACCTCACCCCACCCGTCCTAAACTGGCTAAAAACCCAAGAAATAGACCCCCTCGACAGCAACACCCTCATCGCCAGCCGCGAACTCACCGCCGGTCAAAACAGCCTTAGATCCCGTTCCCGCCTCAACGGAATCCTAGTCAACCGGCAACTCATGGATCAACTACGCGAACTCATCGTCGAAATCACCGCCCAAGGCCAAACAGTCCACCTCGGTCAGCAGGCCCGCCAGCGACACTGGCTAGACGCCTTTGGCGGAAACCCCATCATCCAACAACGGCAAATCGTCGCCAGCGCCTACACAACAGCCCAACAAGCCCAACAAGCCCTCGAACAAAAAAAACAAGGAGAACAACAACGCCTCCAAAGACTAGACCTCATAGAATACCAACTCAAAGAACTCAGCAGCGCCAGCCTCCAAGAGCCAGACGAACAAACCCAACTCGAACAAGAACGCATCCGCCTCAGCCACACAGTCGAACTCCAACAACAAAGTTACAACGTCTATCAAATCATCTACCAAAACGACAACGACGCCCAAGCCGCCGCCGATCTACTTGGCAAAGCCGAAACCATCCTCACCGACATGGTGAAATTCGACAGCCAACTGCAACCCATCCTAGAATTAGTCAGCAACGCCATCGCCCACATCACAGAAGCCGGTCGAGAAATATCCAACTACGGCGCCAGTTTAGAATCAGATCCCGAACGCCTCGAAGAAGTAGAAGAACGCATCCACCTCCTCAAACAAATCTGCCGAAAATACGGCCCCACCCTAGCCGACGCCATTAACTATTACGAAAAAATCCAAATAGAACTAGAAGAACTCAACGGCGGCGGACAATCCCTAGAAACCCTCGAAAAAGCCTATAAAATTGCTTATAGCGAACTTGAAAAAGCCTGTCAAATACTCACAAACCTGCGCGCAAAAGCAGCAACCACCCTCGAACAAAAACTCATCGAAGAACTCAAACCCCTAGCAATGGAAAAAGTGCAATTTCAAGTCGAAATTGCCCCAACAACACCCACAGCCACCGGCTCAGATCGCATCACATTCCTCTTTAGCCCCAATGCCGGTGAACCCCTCCAACCCCTCAACGAAACCGCCTCCGGCGGCGAAATGAGCCGCTTTCTGCTCGCCCTCAAAGCCTGCTTTGCCGACCTAGACGACACCGACACCCTCGTATTTGACGAAATCGATGTTGGAGTCTCAGGAAGAGTCGCCCAAGCCATCGCCGAAAAACTCAACCAACTCTCCCACCACCATCAAGTCCTCTGCGTCACCCACCAACCCCTCGTCGCCGCAATGGCAGACCATCATTACCGCGTCAGCAAATTTGTCATTAACCCAGACCTCGAACTGCAAAGCACACAAACCGGAAAAAGTCAAGAAGAATTTTCCTCAGACGTGCGAACCGTCGTCCGCGTCAGCCCCCTAAATACCACAGAAAGAAGAGAAGAACTCGCCACCCTGGCCGGTGGACAATCAGCCCAACAATCCATCGCCTTTGCCGACTCCCTGCTCGTCCAAGCAGCCAGCCTCAGACAAAAAAAACTGCCAACAACAGCCAAAAGCGTCAGAAACAGACCTTAA
- a CDS encoding DUF429 domain-containing protein: MKFIGLDFGWTTGPTGLCSLTFQAQTLQIIDITRIAEIENILTWIDTQTPTPEPALIAVDAPTLIYNQTGMRQADKLAHKHFGKYHAGCYPANLNSRFATRTIALGIALENRGFIHAPTIEPQKPGRYQIEVYPHPAIVNLFGLNKILKYKKGILEERKKELTKLQNHVLKTLPTLEPKLDLNQTTNPLEIFSDLTKQTGPKLKAIEDQLDALICAYIAAYWWYWGHQKNLILGDQTTGYIVIPNPNNQTNP; this comes from the coding sequence ATGAAATTTATCGGCCTAGATTTCGGATGGACAACCGGCCCCACCGGCCTATGTTCCCTAACATTCCAAGCACAAACCCTGCAAATAATAGACATCACCAGAATAGCAGAAATCGAGAATATCTTAACATGGATAGACACCCAAACCCCCACACCAGAACCCGCCCTAATAGCAGTAGACGCCCCCACATTAATCTACAATCAAACAGGGATGAGACAAGCCGATAAACTAGCCCATAAACACTTCGGAAAATATCACGCCGGCTGCTATCCAGCGAACTTAAATAGCCGTTTCGCCACCCGCACAATAGCCCTAGGAATAGCCCTAGAAAACAGAGGATTTATACACGCCCCAACCATAGAACCACAAAAACCAGGCCGGTATCAAATCGAAGTCTACCCCCACCCAGCCATAGTCAACTTATTTGGATTAAACAAAATCTTAAAATACAAAAAAGGAATCCTAGAAGAACGCAAAAAAGAATTGACAAAACTGCAAAATCATGTATTAAAAACCTTACCAACATTAGAACCAAAACTCGACCTAAACCAAACAACAAACCCCCTAGAAATCTTCAGCGACCTGACCAAACAAACCGGCCCAAAACTCAAAGCCATAGAAGACCAACTAGACGCCCTAATCTGCGCCTACATAGCCGCCTATTGGTGGTACTGGGGACACCAAAAAAACCTCATATTAGGCGATCAAACCACCGGCTACATAGTCATCCCAAACCCAAACAACCAAACCAACCCCTAA
- a CDS encoding PAS domain-containing sensor histidine kinase — protein MLEQIRQKLETEQRFRALLENGTDLIVVLNTDWVCRYASPSLRRILGFELNEVLGKTLFELTHPEDLKIILPVFEKAKQTPRVRIPLPEYRIRHSTGEWCIFESVITNLLEHPAVKGFVLNCHEITERKQSEAALKKAKIAAEAASKAKSAFLANMSHELRTPLSVIIGYSDMLLEEAQASGNSDSVDDLAQIKTAGTHLLSLINDLLEISKLEAGQMKFYRETINISLLVNDIVKTIKPVLETNGNILKVELDCPTESITADPSKLRQILINLLTNASKFTQEGTILLKVEKIEKEDFNLKEKQNLNSLESPFFVFSVADTGIGIPAEHLPYLFEAFTQVDDSMTRLYSGIGLGLAICRRLSEIMHGTITVESQVGIGSKFSVYLPVNVPDFGPAISSEDLDDLE, from the coding sequence ATGCTGGAGCAGATTAGGCAAAAATTAGAAACCGAGCAACGATTTCGGGCGTTGCTGGAAAATGGCACAGATTTAATTGTTGTTTTAAATACCGATTGGGTTTGCCGGTATGCCAGTCCTTCTTTAAGGCGGATTTTGGGGTTTGAACTTAACGAAGTCCTGGGCAAAACCCTATTTGAACTGACACACCCAGAAGATTTGAAAATTATTTTACCTGTGTTTGAGAAAGCCAAACAAACTCCACGAGTGAGAATACCGTTACCAGAGTACAGGATACGTCATTCTACGGGAGAGTGGTGTATTTTTGAATCGGTGATTACAAATTTATTAGAGCATCCGGCGGTCAAAGGTTTTGTCCTAAATTGCCATGAAATTACAGAGAGAAAACAGTCAGAAGCCGCTTTAAAAAAAGCAAAAATTGCCGCCGAAGCCGCCAGTAAAGCCAAAAGTGCTTTTTTAGCAAACATGAGTCACGAATTGCGAACACCCCTCAGCGTCATTATCGGCTACAGCGATATGCTTTTGGAAGAAGCACAAGCCTCTGGAAATAGCGACTCAGTTGATGATTTAGCCCAAATAAAAACCGCCGGCACCCATTTATTGAGTTTAATTAATGATCTGCTGGAAATTTCTAAACTAGAAGCCGGTCAAATGAAATTTTACAGAGAAACTATAAATATTTCTCTATTGGTTAATGACATCGTAAAAACTATCAAGCCGGTCTTAGAAACAAATGGCAATATTTTAAAAGTTGAATTAGATTGCCCGACAGAATCTATCACGGCTGACCCCTCAAAACTCCGCCAAATCTTGATAAACTTGCTCACTAATGCCAGCAAATTTACTCAAGAAGGAACCATTTTATTAAAAGTTGAAAAAATAGAAAAAGAAGATTTTAACCTTAAAGAAAAACAAAACTTAAATTCCTTAGAGTCTCCCTTTTTCGTTTTTTCAGTCGCCGACACCGGCATCGGTATTCCCGCCGAACACCTACCCTATTTATTTGAAGCTTTTACCCAGGTTGATGATTCCATGACGCGCCTCTACAGCGGAATTGGTTTAGGTTTAGCAATTTGCCGCCGGCTTAGTGAAATAATGCACGGCACAATAACGGTGGAAAGTCAAGTAGGAATTGGTTCAAAATTTAGCGTTTATTTGCCGGTAAATGTGCCCGATTTTGGGCCGGCAATAAGTAGCGAAGATTTAGACGATCTCGAATAA
- a CDS encoding adenylate/guanylate cyclase domain-containing protein, which produces MTAASHKPNWETGQVIDVTPQVEGKKTPPSKPVTLTSASNSPQNSSSNTAIVQTKGTFSEFLAPLTKDTFKQVVTDVEKKLEVVNQTLSMLDSMLDSQGFDSILNEMLRSITLKTGELLNADRSTIYLLDEEKNELWSIVAKDEKGNNLELRFPSTVGIAGEVATTKKIVNIAFDFYDDPRSTAAKKFDEKNKYRTFTMLVLPLLTEDGDLVAVVQLINKLKKVNDPEAALIERIDTRGFTQEDEAVFADFAPSIRLILESSRSFYKATQKQRAASALMAAIESLSKSSLDLEDTLSKVMDEAKTLMNADRSTLWLLDHEKDQLWTKIPIQGKLTEIRIPRTGGFAGQVAESHEPLLIPFDAYEQAGSEQAKKTDQKTGYRTCSMLCMPVFNADGHLIGVTQLINKKKQGDYPAYNPEEWPNAPECWKASFNRADLEFMRAFNIQAGVALQNAKLFAEVKQQEQMQKDILRSISNAIISTDKSGHIIAANESARKLLGLAEEQKIEGKDIKDLVLLEKGDFCKWLSDGLAGQNPKSREQYYPEQTLISTKEEQHSINLSINTMADAIDHNTVNGVLVVMEDISNEKRLKSTMYRYMTQEVAEQLLASGDTGLGGKRKKVSVLFSDIRSYTTLSEGMTAEEVVEMLNDYFERMVDAVFKYKGTLDKYIGDAIMAVFGSPLPLADHEWCAVQTAVEMRHRLTSFNKERLEIGKKAINIGIGIHSDEVVSGNIGSSKRMELTSIGDGVNLGSRLEGTSKMYGTDIVISDKTYEPCRDKVYARELDFITVKGKSEPVVIYELVGLRDEPIEDSKLSIMEHYNKGRECYRNRQFAQALAEFGQVQEIDKKNKAAILHIERCTHFLDSPPPDDWNGVWVLTEK; this is translated from the coding sequence ATGACAGCGGCATCTCACAAACCAAATTGGGAAACGGGCCAGGTGATAGACGTCACCCCCCAGGTTGAGGGTAAAAAAACACCCCCATCCAAGCCTGTAACTTTAACCAGTGCATCGAACAGTCCCCAGAACTCATCCTCTAACACTGCCATCGTTCAAACCAAAGGAACCTTCTCCGAGTTCCTCGCGCCCTTGACGAAAGACACCTTTAAACAGGTAGTCACCGATGTAGAAAAAAAACTTGAGGTTGTCAATCAAACCCTGTCCATGCTCGATAGTATGCTGGACTCCCAAGGGTTTGACTCAATTTTGAACGAGATGTTGCGCTCGATCACCCTCAAAACCGGGGAACTGCTCAACGCAGATCGCAGCACCATTTATTTACTTGACGAAGAAAAAAACGAACTGTGGTCTATCGTCGCCAAAGACGAAAAAGGCAATAACCTCGAACTACGATTTCCTTCTACTGTAGGCATTGCCGGTGAAGTCGCCACCACAAAAAAAATCGTTAATATTGCCTTTGATTTTTACGACGATCCCCGCTCAACCGCCGCTAAAAAATTCGATGAGAAAAACAAATATCGCACCTTCACAATGTTGGTGCTACCTTTGCTCACTGAAGACGGCGATTTAGTTGCAGTAGTTCAGTTAATCAATAAATTAAAAAAAGTCAACGACCCAGAAGCCGCACTCATAGAACGAATTGATACAAGAGGTTTTACACAAGAAGATGAAGCCGTATTTGCCGATTTTGCCCCCTCAATTCGGTTAATTCTCGAATCGTCACGCTCATTTTATAAAGCAACTCAAAAACAACGCGCCGCCTCCGCCTTAATGGCAGCCATCGAATCGCTGTCAAAAAGCAGTTTAGACCTCGAAGACACCCTTTCAAAGGTGATGGACGAGGCAAAAACATTGATGAATGCAGACCGCAGTACCCTTTGGTTACTCGACCACGAAAAAGACCAACTGTGGACAAAAATTCCCATTCAAGGCAAATTAACAGAAATTCGCATTCCCCGTACCGGCGGCTTTGCCGGCCAGGTAGCAGAATCTCACGAACCCCTGTTAATTCCTTTTGATGCCTACGAACAAGCCGGCTCAGAACAAGCCAAAAAAACTGACCAAAAAACCGGCTACCGCACTTGCAGTATGTTATGTATGCCAGTGTTTAATGCCGATGGTCACTTAATCGGAGTCACACAATTAATTAATAAGAAAAAACAAGGAGATTACCCCGCCTATAACCCCGAAGAATGGCCGAATGCTCCCGAATGTTGGAAAGCCAGCTTTAACCGCGCCGACTTGGAATTTATGAGAGCGTTTAATATTCAAGCTGGAGTAGCTTTGCAAAATGCCAAACTTTTTGCCGAAGTTAAACAGCAAGAACAAATGCAAAAAGACATTTTGCGGAGTATTTCAAACGCGATTATTTCTACCGATAAAAGCGGTCATATCATCGCCGCCAACGAAAGTGCCAGAAAATTACTCGGCCTCGCAGAAGAACAAAAAATAGAAGGCAAAGATATTAAAGACTTGGTGCTACTAGAAAAAGGCGACTTCTGTAAATGGCTCAGCGATGGCCTGGCCGGTCAAAACCCCAAATCAAGAGAACAATATTACCCAGAACAAACCCTCATTTCCACCAAAGAAGAACAGCACAGCATTAACTTATCGATCAACACTATGGCCGATGCCATCGACCACAACACCGTCAACGGCGTTTTGGTTGTCATGGAAGACATCAGCAACGAAAAACGACTCAAGAGCACTATGTACCGCTACATGACTCAAGAAGTCGCTGAACAGTTGCTTGCCTCTGGTGACACCGGCCTCGGTGGTAAACGCAAAAAAGTCTCCGTGCTATTTTCCGATATTCGCAGCTACACAACCCTCAGTGAAGGCATGACTGCTGAAGAAGTCGTCGAAATGCTTAACGATTATTTCGAGCGCATGGTCGATGCCGTGTTTAAATACAAAGGCACTCTCGACAAATACATCGGCGACGCCATCATGGCCGTATTTGGCTCACCCTTACCTCTGGCCGATCACGAATGGTGCGCCGTCCAAACCGCCGTCGAAATGCGCCACCGGCTCACCAGTTTTAACAAAGAGCGCCTTGAAATTGGCAAAAAAGCAATTAACATCGGCATAGGTATCCACTCCGATGAAGTCGTCAGCGGAAACATCGGTTCTAGCAAACGCATGGAGTTAACCTCCATTGGTGACGGTGTAAACCTGGGTTCGCGTTTAGAAGGCACCAGCAAAATGTACGGCACCGATATCGTAATCAGCGATAAAACCTACGAACCTTGCCGAGATAAGGTATATGCACGGGAACTCGACTTTATCACCGTTAAAGGCAAAAGCGAGCCGGTTGTCATCTACGAATTGGTTGGCTTGCGCGATGAACCCATCGAAGACAGCAAACTCTCAATCATGGAGCACTATAACAAAGGCCGCGAATGTTACCGCAACCGGCAATTCGCTCAAGCCTTGGCTGAGTTTGGACAAGTCCAAGAAATTGACAAGAAAAACAAAGCAGCAATTTTGCACATCGAACGCTGTACGCATTTTCTCGATAGTCCACCCCCCGATGACTGGAATGGTGTCTGGGTACTTACAGAAAAGTAG
- a CDS encoding adenylate/guanylate cyclase domain-containing protein, whose product MEVGSLDERRYVSVLFCDISGYNTLTEKLSASDLSALLNEYFEMMGETVSKFKENREHQILSACIGNRIIVVFGSPLQLEDHAWLAMQTANQMSRRVGEFKNNLLASNKPAIKIGIGIHSDSVPSRNLSATKGMDFMAIGADVHVGYRLEGICKQYGCNIVISEKTYQLCKEKIRVRELDFIRLPGEIRPVTIYEYLGLDSDTISDHKQAALKHYQKGREHYLNRKFALAMGEFAKVMELESNDKAAAIQLKRCQHWLKTPPPDDVEWDGCWPGN is encoded by the coding sequence ATGGAAGTGGGCAGCCTAGATGAACGTAGATATGTTTCAGTTTTGTTTTGTGATATCAGCGGCTACAACACCTTAACCGAAAAATTAAGCGCCTCTGATCTCAGCGCCTTGCTGAATGAATATTTCGAGATGATGGGAGAAACAGTTTCTAAGTTTAAAGAAAACCGCGAGCATCAAATTTTATCTGCTTGTATTGGCAACCGCATTATTGTTGTGTTTGGTTCTCCTTTACAGTTAGAAGACCATGCCTGGTTAGCGATGCAAACCGCTAATCAAATGAGCCGGCGGGTAGGAGAATTTAAAAACAACCTCCTCGCCAGCAATAAACCGGCCATTAAAATCGGCATCGGCATTCATTCCGACAGCGTTCCTTCTCGCAACTTATCCGCCACAAAAGGCATGGATTTTATGGCAATTGGTGCCGATGTTCATGTTGGCTACCGCCTCGAAGGAATCTGTAAGCAATATGGCTGTAATATTGTTATTAGTGAAAAAACCTACCAACTTTGTAAAGAAAAAATCCGAGTTAGAGAATTGGATTTTATCCGCTTACCGGGCGAAATTAGGCCGGTGACAATTTATGAATATTTGGGGTTAGATTCAGACACCATTTCTGACCACAAACAAGCAGCATTAAAACATTATCAAAAAGGCAGAGAACACTATCTTAATCGAAAATTTGCCCTGGCGATGGGAGAATTTGCCAAAGTGATGGAACTCGAAAGCAATGATAAAGCCGCCGCTATTCAGCTAAAACGCTGCCAGCACTGGCTCAAAACTCCACCCCCAGACGATGTAGAGTGGGACGGCTGCTGGCCCGGAAATTGA